GCCGGCTTTCTGGTACAGCTGGACTACAGTCTCATTCAGTGGGTCCTTGTTCTTGTCTAGCCAGCCTGTGATACTGTAGTCCACAGTGCCAGCGTAGTGCACCAGGGAGAAGGTAGCCTCAGCCCTGCCTTTGACAGGCTTGGGCTTCTGGAAGTTGCCTGATTTCCCAAGATGTTGGTCATACAGCTTGTTTTTGAAGGTGGTGTCTGATGCCTTGGGAAACATACACTCCTCTTCAAGGATGGAAAAGATGCCCATTGGCTGTTGAAAgtggtacaaaaaaaaatttcaacAAAAACATTAGGTATTATCAATTTTTTTCCGTAATATTATGTCTGAATAAGTCAAACCTTTTCAATAAGCTCTATACAAGCAGCCAGGTCCATCCCAAAGTCAATGAACTCCCATTCGATGCCCTCTTTCTTATACTCCTCTTGCTCCAGCACGAACATGTGATGGTTGAAAAACTGTTGCAGTTTTTCATTGGTGAAATTGATACAAAGCTGTTCCAGACTGTTGTACTGAAAAACAAACCCTTTTGAGTGTAATCACCATTATTGGTCATGATTTCCAGTGAATGCACTAGTCAGCGCCAACTTACATCAAATATTTCAAACCCAGCAATGTCCAGGACTCCTATAAAGAACTGTCTGGGTTGCTTGGTGTCGAGCATCTGATTAATGCGAAAGACCATCCACAGAAACATCTTCTCATACACCGATTTGGCCAAAGCACCAATGGAGTTGTAGACCTGCACAATGGCATGCTCCAGTAAgattacaacacattttggaAATAAAACCTCTAAACAATATAAGATATGATGTGTGATATTGTACAacttcatttcattttacatgtacGCATGCAGCAGGTATAAAAATACCCTTTAAGTTGAGCTAATCACATGTAAATGAATATTGATTGGTGCTGCAAGTATTTTTTAACCTCAACTCCACAGTATTAGCCCTAATATGATTTTTGAGGTGCATGACATAAACTATTAAATGGAGTGATATGAAATCAACGGACCTACCTGCTGAACAGTTTGCCCTTTGGTCACATACTCATTCCCAACCTTCACTCTAGGGTAACACAGTGCTTTCAGCAGGTCGGCAGAGTTCAGTCCCATCAGGTAAGCTGATTTGTCAGCCACtgtttgaagaaaaaacataaaataatagaaatacAAAGCAGAGTATGTTAAAAGGTAAGTTGAGTAAAATGTAGAATACTATCAAATTAGTTATACATAtaccaaacatttaaaaaagatgatTGCCgtaagagggaaaaaaataaatcaaatgttgaTGGCATAAATTCTATGTAACAATTACCCTCTGTTCCATCTGGCTctgcctgctcctctctctgcttctgcttGAACTTCAtattcccataatgcatcacaGCACCTGTTAGCTTGTAGATGccaatcctctcctctccagtgAAGCCGAGGGTGTCGATAGCGCTCTGAAAGCACATCGGTGAAGATGCACTGTATGTTTCATGTTAGCAGTGACGgggaaaaaatctattttaaatgtgACTTACATCAGTGGCCATTAGTTCATCACTGTCATTGATACTGGCCACACTGATCTCCCCCTGGCTGACAAACGGGAAGTCGTAGGGGTTGGTGGTGATGAGCAGAGTCTCTGGATGGGAAATGAAAGACATGCATGAATCATGCAATatagacacacactgtaaatagaaaatccccccaccccccaaaaaaagaaatttgaaTTTTAAAAGATTTGATATAATGCAgataaacaagacatttgctaaAACTGTTACCTATGAGCTCAGGCTTTTTGTTGGACATGATCTGGTAGAAAATATGGTAACTCCTCTCTGAAGACAGCTGGAACGTTACTCTTGATTTTTCCAACAAATCTACCAAGAGAAGCAAGACTCACTTAAGCACAGGACTCTCACAACAAAACACTGTGTAAATCTTCACTGTTATCTAGCTCACAAGTTTCAATGTCTGCGGAAGACAGTTTTCCTGTGGTTCCAAAGTGGATTCTGATGAATTTGCCCTGAAAGGGAAAAAGTTAATGTATAAGtctaaaaatgtgaaaataaggtaTGAGCATTAACAAACATTCTATCTTCGTACTCACAAAACGTGAAGAGTTGTCATTCCTGACAGTTTTGGCATTTCCAAAAGCCTCTAGCAGTGGGTTAGCAGAGATGATCTGGTCCTCCAGATTGCCCTACAGCAGCCGGAAGAAGAAAATAAGATGCAATAAATGCTGGCAATTATAATTAGTGGTTGATCATGTTGCGtcattgaaagaaaaacattgtctCACCTGAAATTTTCCAGAGACACTAACATCTTTTTTCCTGTCCCCAGACACTGCGATTGTCGCAAAGTACTGGATGACACGTTTGGTGTTTACAGTCTTTCCTGCACCGGATTCTCCGCTACGGAAAAAATACACGTCAGATAATTTCCTCTTTAGTAATAAGTGTCAAAGATAGGTTCTAGCAGTTGCATCTATATGCAGCTTTAGCTTACGTGATGAGGATGGACTGGTTTTCTCTgtctagaaaaacaaaaaacaccacGGTAATATTATAAAGAATTCAAGTTTAGCATCATAATCCATTAGAAAACTGAATACAACgttgatagtttttttattatttgagatTACCAGTGAGCATGAACTGGTAGGCGTTGTCAGAGATGGAGAAGATGTGTGGTGGAGCCTCCTGGCGCTTTTTGCCCCTGTAGTTCACCACCACTTCTTGGTTGTACACCGGGAGCCACTTATAAGGGTTCACAGTGACACAGAAGAGGCCTGAGTAGGtctacaatcaaacaaacacacaggattcgttgatttaaaagccaaaatgtgTCTAGACAACTTAcagcaaaatgtaaaatatgtgaaTTTTCTCATGCGAATTATCAAATGATAACTTCATGTCTTTAAGTGAGTTATGTCCCAAACAAAGTCATATTGGTATTTGAAGACAAAGTATTCAAAACTGATGGCTATTGCTTTTTCTGATTATTCAGAATGAGACCAGTTTGGCAGTAaaacttttttatatattcacaAAGATATACATACATATGCTTATGCAATAagcaatactactactactactactactactgctactactactactattactactactactaataataataataaattgacGTAGCAGTTTGCAACAGAGGTGAGATGcaacaaagtgtatttacttagtaactgtacttaagtacatttttcatgtaaccgtactttacttaagtagcTTTATTTGGggtatttttcacttttacttcaAAACATTTAATAGCAATTCACTACTAGCATTATTAACTGTACAACCAAGGTAAGCAGGCTTCAGATTCAAAATTCTGTTTCCTGCATTCAATTCTTTAAGATCACAGATTTTTCCTTGATCAGATTTGATCGAGGCTGCTCCGGTGACTTCATCATCACCACTTGATTCAGACATGACTAAATCACGTCAAATGAGAGAGcccagtaaaaaaaataacacaaacacatagaaaAGTGCTATGAAGCGGTACTAGTTAAAATTTCAAATATTCCACTTTTAAAATAGATTCTTAAAAATTGTATGATAGACATATTTGAACAAACGTATTACCTTTTCAGTGCTTACTAGGATGTATAACATTTCCCAGTTTTATAAGTTACATGGAATGATATCTTGAATCTTAACCTTGATGTTTTTCCACTCTGGCAGTCCAGATTATGCATCTCCAGTACCATACATTACGAACATGTTCcagctctgatgctgctctACTCGGTCTCTGTCGAGCTCCACATTGTATCGTGTGACCAGTGACCGTCAGCAGCTGAATGTTGTGTGACTCACATAGATCATCCATGCTGCGTAACGCTCTTTGAGGTTAAACAGCACCGCGGCCTCGTTGAGGTGGGTCATCATGGCCATGTCCTCAATCTTGTCGAACTTGGGCGGGTTCATGGGGAAGACTTCATCATCCTTCACTGTAACAACCTGTGAGGGTGAGGAGCGACGTGCTCTTCATCAGGGAAATAATTCAATAATCCAGAGTGTGCCAGTTTATGGAATGAGGTATCGTAAAACTGTAAGTAAAGCtcatatatactttattttgtgTAAATAAGGCTCTGAAGGGACATGCTTAGATAATAATTTGTAATATGGCctaaaaacaaactttatacaaaaaaaaaaaaaaagcctcattCACCATTACATACCTTTCCTGTGTCGGTTTTAACAGTTGCGTTGCTACCGTCCTTGATTTGCAGAATGCCTTTGACAAACAGCTCCTTTGGATCCACTACATACACGGCAGTTTTGGCATCGAAGGGCCTGTTCTGGGCTTCGATTCTCTCCCGTTCCGGCCTCCTCAGGTACGGGGCAGCCTCCCCAAACACACTCATCTCAGCATCCGAACTCATCTCTGGAGTGCACCCTAGGGAGGACTGAAAGGTTAGAAGACTGATCTTACATTACTCTTTCTGATAGATCTGAACACTTACCTCCGTCAGCCACAGAAGATCTGCTTTTGGTTCCTCCACCTGGAGACACCCGTATCAGAACAAAGATGGAATGCCCACAAGGGGAGTCTGTGTATTTCACAGCCCCACACAACAATGGTACAGGACAATACCGACACCAGCAGAAgaccctgctgaaaaatgtggACAGCTTTGACACTTACTGCTTTTATAAGGTCCCTCTTGATGCATCAGGAGAGACAGCAAACCCCTATATTTAGGTCAAAGCTTCTAATGAATGTGGGTGGAGAGAAGCCTGATTAGCATGATtattctgacatgtgatatcaTGGAGATGTCCCTGAGCTTTTGTTATAAATCTGTGGCGGGCAGCAACTGCAGCTCAAGAAAATAATGAATTCCAAGGGAGGGTGACCTCTGCCAGAGATACAGCGCTCACAGCTTAAACGTCCCAGGCGTGCAGAGACCGACATGCTGTTTGTTTAGCATCTTGATCGTCTTTGGGAGATTTAAAATGTACATCCCCGTGTTTGAAGAGCATAAATGATATCATCCATTTAAGCCCTGCAGTTGTCCAAGGCGCTGTGTTCAGctatttaaagtttaaacaaaTTTGCTGTCTTTCCAAGTGTGAGAAAATCCGAACCTGCTCACGTTAAAGAGCTAAGAGCCAGGGGCTATGTTCAACTTAGCTTCGTATGACTCGATGCTGAACATATTTGAGTCATGATTTGTACTGTAGAATAAAATCATGAAACTCTTTCAACAAGtgttaaaaactaaatttggTATACTTATCTAATGAAGTCAAATGtgtgaataaattaattttattgatgttgtggggtagagtggtcgtcggTGgttccagtcttccccatctttatgctgaagtgtccttgggcaagagatTGAACCCCTATACTGGCCCCTTATAGATTTTAAATTCACtaattttaagtcgctttggataaaagtgtcagccaaatgaaatgtaatgtaatgtaatgtaaagcttacctcatccatgttagtggatacgACAATGACCAAACTCAAAAGTCAAAGAacacatcaaatatatttttctcaaagatggtttctgtcatttctggTAGTTCCTATCACTTTGATGTGTCTTCATTTTTCTGGTAAGATTAGTTTTTATCAGTtagctccatcccctgatccaACCTAGCTCCAAATGATTTATCACAAGAAGGCATTGTTTGTATCAATGATATTTTGACTttgtttctggatagtggggaAAATGGAGACTCAACATTAGAGTCCATGATACAGCCCTATATTGATGAAAGTGATGTAAATCTTTTCATCTAGTCGTATTAAGCTATTACATATACGTGTATAGGGTATGATACTTCAGATATGATTTGAAATGTTACGAGTTTTTCACTAAATGAACAATATTTTGTCTGGCATGATTATGatcactttaaaacaaaactgcTCCTTGTGTGTCATGACAAAGGTTTTGAATTCAATCTGAGTcacttcatcttttcttttatcttggatGGTTAACATTGAGTGTTCGCacacatttcaatatttaagtAACATAAACAATTCCACCGCCTCTGAGGCTTATTAACAGTTTTAAACTAAACTTGCTATTGCTTTGACAAGCTTATAAATAAAGGCTTAGCTGATGAATCCCTCAATAGAAATTCCTTTAGAGATTAGAGTGGGCTAATAGTCGTGTCAGAGATTTGGagctctctctttcctcctgccATCATCTCCCAAAGAATCAACTGTGAGGCACATCAGAGGACAATGTCACCTGACATATATAGATATGGAAAattattaaattgaattaattcaAGATAATGCTTGAATTTTATAATATTaaacttagggttagggtttaacCCCTGAACCTTTTTGTAAATATTGGCGTTAATTTAAAGAATAAATGAGAATGAAAAGATTGATATCAGACACACAGAGtacagagctggagctggaagTCTGGAGGAACTGTTCTGTCCAAATGTAAGGGTACAGTGACCAAGTGCTTTGATCTGAAGTTATGTGCTATCACAATTTCTTAAAATTGTCCATCATTTCTGTGCAGCTTGTTTTGACCTAAGTTTATAATACATGCACATTGTATCACTTAACTGTAGCATTGCATCAAaaacatttatgtattttacatttgtgtttttcctttctaTCCACAGGCTCAAGCTCCATgtttaacacacagacatatcTATTTTCTGATCTCATTCTTGGaaagaaagcaaataagcaTATTTGTACAAAACAatctttaatgatttttttgtgaCAATTGGTGTGGATAAAAACGCATCTACATTCAGACTAACTGGGCGACCAGTCTAATGTTACATGTCACAAGGTGTAAACAAGGTGGCCGGGCACCCAAGTGAAATAAACAACTCCACTGGCTTTGAGTGAATGGAGATCTTGAGGCCGCCGTCGgtgtgaggagaggaagattAGGTGCCTGTAAACTGACAAGGGGGGCGCTAAATCATGAACAAGCAACTAATGAACTTGTGGCTCACCCTGCCTCCATCTTAAGTGTGGTCCTCTTTATAGGGAATTAATAAGGAGTGAGATATTCTTAGGGACTGTCCTCCAGGGGACAACGAGAGTCAGTTTGGGGATAATGATGCAAAGCAAACTGCCTTTCATTTGCCTGTTTTGTAATTACTGACAAACTATTCTATTGACTCAGTGACCGCTCcagacattttgagaatcacctCCTTGTGAGTCTCAGAAAGCCCCAGAGAATGCAGGGGGCTGCACAGAGTTCATTCTAATCTTTAATGGAACAGATGGTAAAATCTCATGGCTTATGCGCTAATGTCAAGCCAAGTTCAAGTTGTCTAAATAAAGGGCTGCTACTTTGAGTAACTCAGTCTATTATCCGTCAGAGATACACTTTGATATCATTTGATAACAATTGGAGCTGCCTGAGCTAGAATTCAATAATTATCATTAATAACATAATGAAGCAAAATACTGATTTGATATGTAAATATTCTGTATATAGTCTTCAATTATGGtactttctagtcttgatgaccactcaaaaggctttacagtacaattttGCCatccacacattcacacacacataaagacgtGTGCTATGTGCTCTATGTGACGCACTTtctctttcactcacacactgccagcacagccatcaggggcaatttgtgGTTCAGCATTTTGCCCAAACACACTTCGGCAAGCAGAATGACTGGAATCTAACCACCGACCCTTTGGTAAGTGGATCACCCAgaggagccacagctgcccatatgtacatttcatttaaagAGTTGCTGCTTTCGACATTCATGACCAGCGTCAATGTTCTGTGCTTGTGGCGGTAGAGGTTTATCATGGAGGAAACTTACATTTTAGAAGTTAGTAAATTAGTCAATATAACTTTGTATAGTTTCAGTTATCtatctttaaatctgtatttgtatttggcTTCAACCCTCTGACTGTGTCTTTCAATCACCTTATGCTTAAAATATTTGTAGAGTCAATAGCTCCATTAGCACATACTTCTTTACAGTAACAGCTTTAAAGTAGTTCTGCAGTGTGACCTATTCTTTACTCATTTTGACCATTTGTTATTCTTatattatctatctatctatctatctatctatctatctatctatctatctatctatctatgagCCACATTAAGTCCCTGTGTGATTTTCCTACAGGAGTATTATAATAAGTAGTACTTTTCTTTGCCGGTCAAACGTAGACTACAGCGCCCTCGAGAGTCACTGTTGGAAAACTACAACCACAACTCAGAATTAATCAAACGTCACCTCAAATTCCAAAGTTTGGCTTTTCAATTAGAGTGAacagtaaaagtacaaaatTGTATTAATCATttctgcctctgattggctcatcTGGATGGTTTTACCCTAATTCTAACTAACCATCACTCTGTATGCCTAATTCTAACCAATCAGTGGCCAGGTAGTCAGGGGTGGGCGGGTGTTCACCAACCCGCCTTGGGTCACGTGTCAGGCACCGTCGTCATGGTAACTGTACACTACCAGGAGCGCACAGAGTTGTTTGTTGATCTTTTACCTGTAAACTGAACTAAAACAAGAAGTGACTCAGAACAATGTCTGAAGTGGGATCTGATGAGTTTGAGGATGAACTCAGTAAACTGGGGGTGAGAGAATATACTTATAaatatacctgtgtgtgtgtgtgtgtgtgtgtgtgtgtgtgtgtatgtttgtactTTCAGCTACATATCTTAACCCTGTGATATACACAAGTAATTCAAACCCCTTCTAATGCACAGCATGGGTACAAAATAAACCGTATTCATTATCTGTGTTATGTCATGCATAGCTGGGTGTTTCTTTGATACATTCATTCCTCTTTCTTGATTTAGGAGAATGCTCCTTTGATGATAAGTCTCCTAAATCATCATAAGAGCATTCTCCATTCTAGACTAAAACATAGTCTAGGTCCTCAGCATCAGAGATCTCCCACTCAGAATCCATACCAGGAATTGCCTCCTTGGCTGAACAAGAAGTGACTCGGAACAATGTCTGATGGTGAATCTGATGAGTTTGAGGATAACACCAGTAAACTTGGGGTGAGAGAACATACTTAGATTAGCTTAGTTTAGCTCGATACTCGTTCAGGTCTGTTGTTATAATGTTAGCTGATTCAAGCTAGCGTTTGCAATGGCAAAATTACATCATAATTTTCCTCATCCTGTTCTTCATACAGTAATCTTTATGAACATGTCAACCGTACTGTATTGGTCATgtttgacccatgtgtgtaaaagtgatgtagaaatacaaaaagTATGTTGTTTATaaagtaagaaaggaaaaaggaaaagaaggatttttggtaatcaaaaacaagatatttaatgacTACTAAGAACATTAgatgataaaatacatttatttcaaagcacATATAACAAAGAAACActcagccatgcatgaaataacacaggGAATGAATACGGGTCAtctttgacccatgttgtgcatttgaaGGGTCGTGATACAAAAaggatttttattcaaaaagtaacaaaggaaaaatttaaaCAAAGATTTATGATGAGCAAAAACAAGTTCATTGTGGAATACCGGAAATACTGAATGATGACAGTCATTCactgcaaagatatagaaaataaaatctgaaccgggtcacttttgacccattttGTGTATTAAAGGGTTATGGGCCctttccagcataaacactgacctggACAGGACCAGTACACCTCCTGGGGACTTAATCTCGGTCCTAATGAGGCTACACCTAATTTATGTGTTCTTGGTTAAAGTTAGGGttaagatgtgaattgtggtttGGTTAAGGTTAAAGTAAGGCATGAATTagtcatggttaaggttatggGTAAGGTTTATATACTTCTCATGCTGTGGGGACCCAAATCTGTTTAACTCATAACCTTTTTTaggtgaaaacatgttttaaggttgGGTTTAGGTTAACGTTAGGCTAAAAGCTAGGGCTAGGCATTAAGTAGCTATGGttttgtgagtgtatgtgttcTAAGACTCACGTTTATGTATTTTTGCTTCTTTGACAGGAATACGAAGGGCAGAGAAATGATGCAGGGGAGCGACATGGAGGCGGTAAAGCTATCCTGCCCAACGGGGACAATTATCAGGGACAGTATGAGTTTGGCAAAAGATGCGGAAAGGTATGAAACTGGAGCTGCCTTTGTctaactgaatgaatgaattaatacTGAGGTCGCAGCACAAACTGGCGCCCCAGTTAGGACAAGAACATCTTTAAGTACACATGTAATCATCATGGAGCTCATTCATTAAATATACAGTAGATTCTTGCAGCTCATGGCATCAACAGTCACATCAATCAGTCCATGCACAGTGAGGAAAAGGATAATTAAACAACCACACATTTTTTCCAATAGAGCTAACGCACCACATGAGGCATGAGACCTATTAGCCTTCAGATGTGTAAAATGGCGACATTTGATATCAGTATAGACTGCATAAGTGCAATTTGAACTTacttttataaaaacatttaatcactTTGGAAATAATCACTTTCGTAACTAATGCATATCTGTCTTTGACTGTTTTTGTCTCACAGGGGACATACCGCTTCCAGAAAGGGGCGAGATATGAGGGAGACTATAAAAATAACCTAAAACATGGAGAGGGCATCTTCTACTATCCAGATGGCTCTAAATATGAAGGTATATAAAACACCCTTTACGAGGATTGTGTTTCTTTGCATTATTAGTGTGTCTATCAAAGATTAGATTATGAGCTGAAGTTCTGACATAGAGCTATAAAAAACCTGACTTTTGTCGTcgcctgtctctgtctgtcaggCTCCTGGGTAGAGAACATGAGACATGGTCATGGTATCTACACTTACGCCAACGGAGACACGTATGATGGAGAGTGGCTGAGTGATATGAGGTTAGTCTACAGCTTTTGACAATACAATATGTACgtgatgactttttttttatgtttaagtcACATGTGTTGTTTCACCTGTATTATATGACAACATTACAATCTAAGTAAAGACCTAATTCAATTGTAAAGTCTCTGGAATGCTGTTAAAATAAGAGTAACAGACCCAAACTACCAGATATAATCCATCTTTTTTACCTGGACAACACTAAACCTGCTCATTTCCAGGCACGGTCAGGGCATTTACCACTACCAAGAAACTGGCTCAAAGTACAGGGGCTCATGGGTGAATGGCCAAATGGAGTCGGCGGGAGAGTACCTCCACTCTAACCACAGATACGAGGGAAACTTTACCAACAACAAAGTAAGTTCTGTTTTCAAGACTTATTTTGTGAAAAGCTTTGATTTGTCAGTATTTACCAGAAATAATTGGAACATTTTAGATGAACCGTAGACTACATAGGGGGGCATGAATGATGGTCCCCCCTTTTAATCTAAAATGTACCATTTTAAAGTTAATCGGACAATCTCACTCAACTCTGCAGTTCCCCTCACACTCTAATTTTCTGTAATAATTTCTGATAAAACCACTCTGCACTAGACACAAGACAAAATTTGCAATAACATATCTATATCAACATATTAGGAAGCATGTAGTAACTTAATGGACACTACTATCAGAGACTGGAAACCCATGGAATtagtttttactttctttgactTTTTGTCACATTTGTGTGAAGTGTATAATTTGACTAAATTTAAAGCGACTGACTGAGTCGAATGTGCTCTTCTTAGTACTCTTCTGGTCTTTTTCTGTGTCTTCAGGATTTGTGAATAGACATTATACTTTGCTAACATGCTAGCTGTATCAACCTTACAAGGCCATTATAGTGCCAACATGACTTTTAGCTTTTGATTCAGGGAAAAAGTAAGAGATGCAGCTGTAAAGCAGgataaaatcattatttctgcCAGTTGGGAGCAGCATAACACAACAGTGACTTATTGTTGCATTGTAAAGTTGCATATAGCAGCCATTCAGAAATATCAAGCTCTTAAACCCAAACTGCTTTGTGTcgggagttgggttgtggggAAGCAGTGCACAGTCAGTTCATCAGTGATTTctctctgaaaacagctgcctgctgctgttGGGAAGTAGGTTAAGGAGAGGCTGAACCAAAACAGCAAAGTTGAAACTAAATTAATCACTTCAATGAGCTGAATGATGCAGATATGCTTCATACAGCCGAGGGAAGCTGCTGATAGTCAACATGTGAAGACTTGTCTGTATATGTGACCAATACCACATTGCACAAAGTCATTTGATCCACTCTATAATGAAACTATAAACCTTTTGTAACTCTGTCCTCGGTTTTATTTGTCCTTACCTTTCTGTTCTCATTTTGCAGCCCTACGGCCCGGGGAAGTACGTGTTTGATATTGGGTGTGAGCAGCACGGTGAATTCCTCCAAATTGAAAAAGGGGAGGTAATACAACATCCACCTATTGTTTTAGCTCAATGAGTCAACTAATTTAATTTCCTCACTTTATATTTGACTTCTGCTGTACTGTACACAAACTTTGTCATACGACATGCTTAGACACGGTATGACCATGACAGCTGTGTTGACTGAACCTTCAGCCAGCAGACATGGAGGAGAACAGTAAAGGCATTAAAGCACAGAAGTCGCCC
The Pleuronectes platessa chromosome 21, fPlePla1.1, whole genome shotgun sequence DNA segment above includes these coding regions:
- the rsph1 gene encoding radial spoke head 1 homolog; this translates as MSDGESDEFEDNTSKLGEYEGQRNDAGERHGGGKAILPNGDNYQGQYEFGKRCGKGTYRFQKGARYEGDYKNNLKHGEGIFYYPDGSKYEGSWVENMRHGHGIYTYANGDTYDGEWLSDMRHGQGIYHYQETGSKYRGSWVNGQMESAGEYLHSNHRYEGNFTNNKPYGPGKYVFDIGCEQHGEFLQIEKGEDLSDMEWGESGPPTTLKWVPKSITNETAGDRDTASQEEAEEI